ACGTCCCGCTGCACTGATGGTTCCCCACTGCCTGCCAGTGGAGCAGAGTTTCTCTGCAAGACAGTCACAGCCCCCAGTGTTTATGGTTCTCACATCGCCACATGCATAGTTTTATACATTGACATCTGTGCAGCACAATAGTTCAGACTATTTTCACTTGATTATAAACGTTAAAGAGAAACTTCAGTATTTTCAAACCTGGATCatattttcttatgtttttgtgtctgagtgactgatgaaagcaaaacattttaatactgGCTGCTGCAGCTGAGAAACTAGActttacagagacataaaacattCTTCCATATCCTGCACTTATCCAGTCTGTGTGTGACTAAAGcagcatttatacttctgtgtcgaATCGATGGTGTACttacgccgtagcctgacatgcacctcctcAGATATGTAAACGCACATTGCggcgacacagacctcctgtctgtttctgtaagctgacaccatttccctctgTGGGAACAAAGCTTTTCacagataaacaataaattgtgaagacaataaagcctccacaaaagtagcattttaagtcttgcgtgtgatttatcctggcttcatatgagcagaggtaatctctgctagctgctaggctaatttatacaatgtaaaatgccataggcgggtggcacggtggtgtggtggttagcactctcgcctcacagcaagagggttgccggttcgatcctgggcgtgggagcccttctgtgcggagtttgcatgttctccccatgtcagcgtgggttttctccgggcactccggcttcctcccacagtccaaagacatgcagattggggactaggttaattggtgactctaaattgtccgtaggtgtgaatgtgagcatgaatggttgtctgcctgctgtccagggtgtaccctgcctctcgcccgatgtcagctgggataggctccagcccccccgcgaccctcaagaggatgaagcggttagaaaatgaatgaatgaatgaaaatgccataggcttgtgctaataatgttagcatgttgtatttgtggggaaaatgtgtccagataaagacaagtgtctgtgaatgctgcgaggtATAGTAAACCAACTtatttgaaattgtctctatcaAGCCATggttaatgtgttttgatttaaCGTAACTTTACAGCACTGCACAGAAACCCCGCCGCTGACGAGTGTTTCGGAGGTGTAACCGtagagtgacacaaacacaccacggCACAAGTATAAATTCTCACgatggcgtaggctctgcatagagaaAGTAGAAATCCTGCTTATATCTCCttccagaggtctcttcttaAATCTTGCTGATGTTTCTACAGTGTAGAAATTagctaaatattcagccatggTGTTAAACATGTTTTAGAAACTAAGCTACACTTCCTGTACTcccaaaacaacacacactctccctggcactcctctctccaactgTCACTGATGTTTCTGCCAATgtttttcctgcaacaacttTTTGCAGAGCAAGACATGGTCATAGTAACAAAtagacacatttttatcaaactggtctatttttttttttttttagaaaggtGTTTTAGACCCAATGTTTGCATGTATTAGAGTTTTGTTTAGTCCCACCTCTAACTCATTAATACAATTTGGCCGCAGGTGATTTTGATATAAAATTATGATGTTATATTAATTGAGACATGTGTCTCATACCTTTATAGTATGGACTCTGCATTAGAGTTATTTCCCTATGTACTTTTTTCTATGTGTTTTCTACGTAATTTATTGAGTTGTTGATTGTCAATTGTTTCACCACCCTTAGTGGTTGGTTGTAATCCACACCTGCCATCATAGAACTTGTCAGCCTATTGGTGAGCATCATGTGTAAATATAGGCATGGtttcaaactttcaaacattcTGATCTAACAAAGATCTCAGAAAGATCGAAACATTGTCTTTATTAAACTTGTGTGGCGTGGAGTAAGTGTGCAGGCAATACTTTTATTCCACATTAACAAACTGACTCATGGTGGTGGCACGATGGTgctgtggttagcattgtcacctcaaaGCAAAatggttcctggtttgaaccctgggGTAGAAGGTTTGATCCCTGGGCTGAGGGAGCTTTAGTGTTGGTTTTCtgtgggtactccagcttcctcccacagtccaaagacatgcaggttaattggtgactctaaattgtccgtagatgtgaatggttgtctgtctctatgtgtcagccctgtgatagtctgtccagggtgtacccgcCTCTTACGGAAAGTGTTTAATTTCTCTGAAAACATTACGGAAAAAAACCGACAGAGAAATTAAACACTTTACGTAAGAGGCGGGTTcaccctgtgatagtctggcgacctgtccagggtgaacccgcCTCTTACAGAAAGAGTTTAATTTCTCTGTCGGGTTTTTTCCgtaatgttttcagacaccTCTGACAACAATCTGTcggtgacaaaaacaagaaccTTACatggacgtaaattgacggtACACAGTTGCCTGTaaggattacattgcagcctgtttgctgctgcagctgcaatgGTGTCATCAcaggaccaatttcaaaaaattgttgttcccatcagtcacttagacacaaaaacatgggtaAATAGGGTTGAAAAATACCCAAGTTTTTGTTTGAATAGATTAAAGACTGATAAAATGacataataagaaaaaaaaagtacttcaGGTTTGTGTGAACCTGAGAGACCACACATACAAAGGTTCATACTTGTCTGATTCCTGACCGTCTCCTTGGCAGCTGCCACTGTTGTTTCGCATGGCGGGAGGTTCACACGCCACACACACTTTAAAGCCCTCTGTAATGTAGCgcatccagtgtgtgtgtggccggTTCTGCACTGTACAGTGGGGCGTCCGGGACTCCAGTGTGAATTCCACACAGAACCTGAGGGGAGTGGGAGCAGGGTCACGAGGGTCACAGTCACTCCTGGGATATTGGAGCCAGTGAATCAAGATATAGGACTACAGTAAATGTACACAATAGGAGGACATCATCCTGGGACTGTGATAATTTGCTTCACCAGTCTGCAGTTTGGACACGCCccttataaaataataattcagcCAATGAGTACCCGGTAAGCTGCACACAATAACTCACCTGCTGTCATCAAGACCTTTTGTGCATGTGCTTTTCATGTGACAGTCCTTATTAAAGTCTGAGTATTACATTTCAAAGGATTGTGACCAGTCTCTCAACATTTGCTATATTTAAAGCTTTGTAGACAGACCTCCAGGTGAGCAAACACCTACTGGTGGCTCACGCACACGGAGGAAaagttatctttttttttcccccaagtgGTTTGGGTTACACAGCATAATGCAAAAATGAGGTTAACCCCTGGCTGCATTCATGAACTTTTCAACTCTTGAATTAAAAGATACCCGAGGTCGTGTGCAGTTTCAGAGTACTTAAGGGGGGGCGTGTGAAACCTACCCAGGCTGCAGGGGGTTTCCATAGTTGTCATGTTTGGGCCTTCCCTTGCCAAACTCCATGCTGGTGATGAAGGCAGGACCTGATCATAAACAATATTCTTTTAGTATTTTCAAGGTGCTAAAAGGGAGAGCAAGAGAATAGTCGTGTATCTGTATACCTGAGTTGAGTCCACAGTGTCGGCCCTGGTGGTCTCTGTACTCCCTGCAGCCGCTCCGTTGCTCCAGGCTGGGGCAGGGCTCTCCGCTGTGACTGGGCTGCTGCTCTACGTGACGGACACGGACTCGCACTGAAGGCTGACAGGGCTTGGCACAGCCGCTCCAAAAGCTCCAGTCGCTCACAGCGCAGTCCTGAGCTGGATTTTGGCACCCATATTGGAGAAAGATTGTTACAGGATATCCTCTGTGGTAGCAAACAATCAAACAGCTTTGAAACTCATCGATGTTGAACCTAACTCTGATTCCTGGAGTTCTCAGTGTGTGCAGAGGTGACACTCACAGTAAAACCTTGCAGCCTTCTTGCAGACTGTATAATTACAAGTTTCTTGTGAAACGGTGTAATGGAGCTAAATATCCAGGAAATAACTAAAGATCAATGAAGCATTGATTGTGACTTGTAGAATTAGTGTTTCCTGCTCTACTACAAGTGGTTTGAGAGCATGCCAAGTTAGCAGCCCATTCAATCTCCAAGTCCTGTGATTTCTCTTTTCAGTCGCTGTCTGTGCTCGATGATCAAGCTTTGATTCGCTAAGCATGCAGACTTAGTCACGACCGACCTATAACACACGTTAGGTACGCTCGGCTTGTTTGACTGGAACTGTAATTGCTACATCTGATTGACAGAATCGCATTCTTCAAATATTTGTGCTAATTCCATTATGTGGGCCAGTCCGCTGAAATGAGGTTAGACCCAGAGCCGAACTGACCTGTGATGCAGCAGCCATGTCGCCTGCTGCACAAGACAAATAAGGGCTGAGATTGTTTTTAGAAGTTAGAAGGTGATAAATGCGCACGGACGATTTCACATGCGTTGGGTGGATTTGGAGCACATCCACCCCAAACTTTATCATCGCAGATACACTTTGTGATAAGCAACCCTGATACTGAAAATAATCTGTCTTCTTTAGCTATCTTTATCGTCTGTCCGATAATCTATCTTCAGCAGGAGTTCAGGTTATCTCATGCGACAGGTTATCTCCCGCTGGGATCGTATAGTCAAGGTGtgtgcacaaaaacaaacagtacttGCGACGGCTCCTCCATTCATCCCTCACCTGGGCACTCTTTGAAATAGTCGAAGCAGCAGTCCTTGGTCCTGACGCAGCCCTCGTCGCAGAAGCACGTCCCGAACACACGGTCCATCCTCCAGTCGGTGGTCAGACAGCTCAAGTCTCTGCCCCGACAGCATTTCCCTGAACAACCTGCAGACGCCAAGTGGTTCTTTCCCAGAGTGGATGCCACCAGCAGCAAGCAGGCAAACTCCACAGTGGATCCCATCATGAGGGGTCGGTCCAGACCCTTGAGGTAAAGTCTCTTAGTTTCCCTAGAATACACCCCACGACTTTCTGTTTCTTAATATCTGTTCCTCCGTGGTTCTACTCTACGTCCGTCACACTCATGACCGTGAGAGGGAGAGGTTGGAATACCAGCCCAGCCGAGGCTGTGCTCTGCCACAGGAGCCCTTGTGACCTGGAATTCCTGTGTCCGTCTCCTGTGTCCAGCCCCTCTGCTTCCCTCCAGAAACAGGTCTGCAGAGCAACCTACAGTACAGACCAACCCATTCCAGCTCTGATCACACTCCCATGTCTctcacattgtgtgtgtgtgtgtgtgtgtgtcctctcccTCAGCGCTGGTGTCTTTCTCCCCGTTCCCAGCTGAGCACCTCCCTCCAGTCGATGACAATGAAGGCAAGGGAGGGCTGAGCTGCCTCCTACTTctgttctctctccctctctaagCCGCTTTCCCACCTGTTATTGTTGTTTACCCCTTTCCTTTCTTACCCCCTGCCTGCAGATTTACCGTGACCCTGATGCCAGGCTCGCCCAGCCACTTTCCGCCACCGCAGACCTCTGAGTCCCAAAAGAAAGGGAGGAATGTGAGCAGTTGGCAGGCCTCCAGACAATTGTGCCAGGGGGCCCGCTGAGCGTTGTAAAGCCACCCTTTGGTTCTcacctctcttttttttctctttctccttcaggTTTCTGTGATCTGCCGGATATCCCAACACTTGAGACATCTTTGTGAAACTTTGTACCTTTATTTGATCAGTTAAGTGAGTGATCTGGTGTTTTATTTAGctgttgacattttggggaaacAGGCTTATTTGCTGACTTGCAGTAAGTTCAATACCTCTGATATCTGTAGACTGGTCTCATTTCTCAAGTTGGTAAGGTTGTTCTTCCAACTACGATGCAGTCATAAGGTTTTAAGTCgaaatgtggaaaaaacatGGACGCTGCAAATGCTAAGAGCGTTTAACGTCACATTTAAGATTCATGTTCTTCAAGTGTGGTGAAACAGTTTGAAGCTTTATATTACAAAGGGATTTTCTCCCAGACTTGTTGCTGCACCAACACTTCCCCTAAAACTACTTGCTTTACCTGACAGATGCCTTTTCTAACTAATCTAGGTAACTCTACATGGTCAGCAACTAACAGTCACAACCTAATGCCatattacaaattacatgtGAGCAAAACTTGACACACAATAAGTTCATTACCATCAACCCAACACTTTCGTCTCATATGTGTCTGCACATATGAAGTCAACTCGGGAACTCGTACCAGAGTTTTCGCTGACTCTCTGAGTTATTGTTCCAACTTGAGGTGGCGTTCACGTGAATTTTCCCAATTGGAAACTCCACATGAATGCAGGGTAAACATGAAGCTCGAGCCAggagcctgttagcttagcctagcatgAAGGTAGCATGAAGACTTCCCTGGTTCAGGtcaaattttttgaaaaaatcTACCCACCAGCACCTCTTGAATTCActaattaataaattatttatcatTTGTTTAACCCCTACAAAATGTTGTTGGCAATCTCTCAGTGACAAGAATCCAAGAAATGACTGCACAAGGGCAAGAAGTAGTCCAGCACATTACCTTCCTAAAACTACAGCCTGTTGTACAGCCTTACACTTCAGTTTCACTCAGACCGAACAAATGAGATATACATGGTAATTAGATGTAGAGGTCCTGGTagggattttgtttttttaccccgCCAAAAGAgctatttttgaccaaaaagaaaaatctgtctggcaccacaaaacacatttgagcCTTTTGATTACTAACagatctaaatgagcattcactgttatgttttaccacaaggtggcgacTCTGCAGCGGGCCATTTATgatttttggtactttaactatGCAGGGTTTGTGGTGAAAGTAAACTAATCTGTCCTGGCACTGTTAAATTCTCTATTTACCTGAAAGACTTTTACTTGTTTGGATACCGAATCCATAGGTAACCTAGCTGGGAGACTAAAGACTAGCCAACACTATTAAGAGTCAGCAGAATTTATAGCAAAAGGGGCCAGGCCACACACAAATGAAATTTTAAAACTAGGCCTACAACAAAGATAAATGGAAATTAAAAATAACCCTTAGTCATTTCCgtatgatgtttttgttgttgttgttgttgttgttttgttttgttttgttttgttttgtcttaacTATCAGGAGCCACTTGAGAAGGGCTTAAGAGTTGCATGTGGCTCCagggccacaggttgcctacccctatCCTAACACAGAGCCGGGCTAGCCGTTTCTCCGTTTCTAGCCTTCATGCTAACGCCAAGgagtctgaaaagtgaagccaatacAGAAGTGCCTGTagtctttctaatggccagcagggggcaactCCACAGGTTGCAAAAGATGTCCGATTATATTGAAGTCTATGAGAAAATAGGTTCattcgagatgagccagtccTGCGCAGATTCAATCACCAGCaatcggcgcacaatgcatgccggttagttttgtgtccgacttcatcccgacttgctctgacgtattacaaaagtggacggtgATAAAGCCGCGAGAGCGAGGcagccgcagtttttagagccaggcgctgcagttgctctccaccgattgcactgcctggctctcacctgatctaacagctgattggttcagatgaCGACTCAATAAGATGACGTTTTAGACAAACTActaatttttgttgaattttagagattaagattgtatttgtctgacctgaaggtttattctgtgaacagaaaacatgttgtgtgactgttggtgaaaacaaactgatatgtGGGTCTGaccacttttttaatgaatcgACATCATttcagacaggatgtaagtgtgtctgtgacttcctgtacggactgaaggctgctggaaactgtcgggaaactgtccgacttcaccgcagctttttgtcaccgcccctcgctgcggccgcctgctctcgtctactttccaggcgaggcgcagttcatctcgaacgagcccATTGTCAGGACCTCTCACTTGATATATTACCTCAGTTAACATTTTCCTGTTGAGTTTACGATTTCAGTGGCTTGTTTTAACTCagtcagtcagatccacccctcactcctccacagctccacctcttcgtctaaatatggtcacttctggttaCGGCCAGATTGCCAAAGTCAAGGCTTCAGAAttacagtccacaaaccaaaatgtgatgtcaggATGGTTACGTCCatttcttttatacagtctatggctaaGCTAAGATAATGTCCTCTAGCTGCAGCTACATGCGTATCATTAGCATGCGTATTAGCATGGGAGTGAAAAAGTGAATGAGTGTAATTCCTGAAACATGCTAACAGTGAGTTAGCACACATACAACAGGCATGTTTGTCCAGTTTCAGTTGTGATGCTGCAGGACTGTGAATCACTGAGTTAGAGCTCCAGTGTATACGACATTATTCATAGACAGGGGTCTTGATTTATAACACTTGACAGATTAATTTAATATACTGTAATTCTGGAGAGGCATGTCTATGAAAGTCTTATCTCATTAGGATGGGGTTGGCGCTGACAGATGATTGATTAGCACGACTATTAGATTTGCTGCTCAGACGTGCTTTAAGGAGAAAGTATATTTATGATCTAATCAGACTAAAGAGGGGATTTCACTATATAAAAGCTGGTAACATCTTAATACTTTGGCCTTTTTTACTCTTACATTCATGTGGTGCAAGAGACTTTTCAGATGTTCAAAAGGAAGCTTTAATAACAAATTAATCTTGACGCGTATGAATGTTAGGGCACGGCTCCagcaaaaagcatttttcatgTTCTGTTTGCACAAGGAGCCTGAAAGTCTGAGGATGCTGTGAACTCCAGAAGGTCAGCTTTTATTTGAGCGGATCCTCCTCCATTTCATGGGAAACAAACGAGGCCTCTGCAGGGAGCATTAGCAGGGGATGAGGCCTCCTTATTTCTT
This is a stretch of genomic DNA from Epinephelus fuscoguttatus linkage group LG21, E.fuscoguttatus.final_Chr_v1. It encodes these proteins:
- the LOC125882058 gene encoding somatomedin-B and thrombospondin type-1 domain-containing protein, which codes for MMGSTVEFACLLLVASTLGKNHLASAGCSGKCCRGRDLSCLTTDWRMDRVFGTCFCDEGCVRTKDCCFDYFKECPAQDCAVSDWSFWSGCAKPCQPSVRVRVRHVEQQPSHSGEPCPSLEQRSGCREYRDHQGRHCGLNSGPAFITSMEFGKGRPKHDNYGNPLQPGFCVEFTLESRTPHCTVQNRPHTHWMRYITEGFKVCVACEPPAMRNNSGSCQGDGQESDKETLLHWQAVGNHQCSGTWKKIQKTQQCDCPPQHSFIFI